In Leifsonia sp. PS1209, the genomic stretch TTGGTGAAGCCGGAGACTGCGCCCGTGACCACCTTGACCGTGTTGTGCACCTGGTAGAGGGTCGCGGCCCCCGCGGTGAACTTCATGCCGTTGGTGAGCAGGCTCGGATCCGCCTTGGCCAGGTTGTAGAAGCCGACCAGGTCCTTGTTGATGCCGAAGCCCTTGCTGATGCTGAGGTTCAGGCCGGGGAACGCCTCGCGCGCCGCTTCCTTGATGAGCTCTGGACCGGACTTGGTGCCGGACTGGAACGCGGTGAGCGCCGCCTTCTGCGCATCCGTGCGGATGAACGGGGACTTGAACGCGTCGGAGAGCGGCTTGCTCAGGGCCTCGTTGGCCTTGGTGGCGCTCATGAAGTCCGTGCTGTGCCTGCTGACCCCCTGCAGCCGCGACAGCTGGCGGCTGTCGGTGATGCCGGTGCGGACGATGGCGGTGGCGCGGAGGTTCTTGGCCACCATCGCGAAGATCTTCCCGCCGAACAGCGTGAGCACGCAGCCGACGGCGGCGAACGCGACATCCCACCAGGAGCCGTCGCCGTTGATGACCTTGACGATGGACTCGACCAGGTCGATGATCGCGCCGATCGCGCCGAGCACGATCAGGATCTGGCCGAGGATGGGCACCCAGGCGAAGAAGATCGCCAGCACGCCCGCCCACTTGCAGATGGTCTTGAAGATGCTGAAGACGGTGGAGCCCCAGTCGTCCCAGAACGAGTCCTTCAGGCCGTGATTGTTCTTGTCGACGACGTTGACGATGGCGGCGATGGCGGTCTCGGCGGCGGAGTTCTTCGCATCCAGTGCCGTGTGCCACTCCGCGTGCGCCGCCCGCAGGTCGGCGTCGGCTGCGTCGGCGGCATCCTGAGACTTGGTGGCCGCCGTGGATGCCGTTGCCTTGTCGGCGTCTGCCGCGGTGTCCGCTGCATGCTGCGCGGTGGTCGCCGCGTGCTTGGCGGTGTTTGCCGCCTCCTGCTTGCTCTCGATGTGTGCGATGGCGGTGGTGGCCGCATCCTGGGCCGAGCGCAGGGACGACGAGTACGTGATGAGGGCGTCCGCGGTCGTGCGGTAGCGGTCGTGGGCCTTGTCGATGTCTCCGGCGACATCCTTCGCGGAGTCGCGGAACGCGTCGATGGCCTTGCTGACCATCTGGTCGACGTCGCCGATCTTCTTCAGCGTGGTGACCGAGCGCTGGATGGCGTCGGCGATCTCGGCGTAGTGGCGCGCCTTGGACAGCACCAGGTCCGGGTCGCCCTTGAGCGGCTGGTATTCGACGTCACTCATCTGCGTCTCCTAGTTCTTCGCCGGCGCTGCCGGGTAGTCCTGCGACTTCGCCGCGTCTTCCAGTGCGGTGGCAAGCCCCTCGTCCACCTTGGTGAAGCCGTCCGTGACTCCCGCGACGGACTTGGAGAGGCTCTCCACCGACTCGGTCATCTTCTTGCGCTTGTCGTTCCACTTGTGGGCGAAGTCGCGCACGTGGCCGGAGAGTCCGTCGTGGCCGGTGGCGTCCGCGACGGCGTCACTGAAGTCGTCTGCGCCCTTGAACTCGGAGACGATGGCCTCGAGGTCGGACTTGAGCTGTCCGAGCAGTTCCAGGTCGAGCTTCAGATCGGTCATGACGTTCCCCTCCGTTTTCAGGCTGTAGCCAACCTACCGAGCGCGGCATGGTGAGGCGATG encodes the following:
- a CDS encoding putative T7SS-secreted protein gives rise to the protein MSDVEYQPLKGDPDLVLSKARHYAEIADAIQRSVTTLKKIGDVDQMVSKAIDAFRDSAKDVAGDIDKAHDRYRTTADALITYSSSLRSAQDAATTAIAHIESKQEAANTAKHAATTAQHAADTAADADKATASTAATKSQDAADAADADLRAAHAEWHTALDAKNSAAETAIAAIVNVVDKNNHGLKDSFWDDWGSTVFSIFKTICKWAGVLAIFFAWVPILGQILIVLGAIGAIIDLVESIVKVINGDGSWWDVAFAAVGCVLTLFGGKIFAMVAKNLRATAIVRTGITDSRQLSRLQGVSRHSTDFMSATKANEALSKPLSDAFKSPFIRTDAQKAALTAFQSGTKSGPELIKEAAREAFPGLNLSISKGFGINKDLVGFYNLAKADPSLLTNGMKFTAGAATLYQVHNTVKVVTGAVSGFTNNPIGQAIDTGSSFVPGDYDKIGGATSSTVGVVKDVWNVANNGTK